Proteins co-encoded in one Metabacillus sp. KUDC1714 genomic window:
- a CDS encoding BMP family ABC transporter substrate-binding protein, producing the protein MQQSKQLRIIGFITLIVVIVIVGTIILQTKGIMLEAETSSGNRLEKTKVTIITSDIVADQSWGSLAYKGQLKIEEQYPVDVKLYSEIETDKLMSETITAAINEGSKLIIGHGREFSDVFTATALSHPDVQFVTIHGSSKYPNQTVYTFDQGEIEYFAALAAALKTKTNKVGVLYPFEPKENISEFERGLAYYSPNSKSYYKAVGSRDDGVKATQLMKELIAEGVDVIYSKGNSFNRDVIDLAKKENVYVIGYLDDQSYMGKEQVLTSVMNDVSQAYVAVMEDYFSGSGMPSGKVILNESHGVYSLAPFGPMFSAQDIKYIEAEMKRYSSGELTFP; encoded by the coding sequence TTGCAACAATCCAAACAACTAAGAATAATAGGGTTTATCACCTTGATTGTTGTTATTGTAATAGTAGGAACAATTATCCTTCAAACAAAAGGGATTATGTTGGAGGCCGAAACTAGCTCTGGCAATAGATTAGAAAAAACAAAGGTAACAATTATTACTTCAGATATCGTTGCAGATCAAAGTTGGGGTAGTTTAGCATATAAAGGGCAATTAAAGATAGAGGAACAGTACCCAGTTGATGTTAAGCTTTATAGTGAGATAGAAACAGATAAATTGATGAGTGAAACAATAACTGCTGCAATTAACGAAGGATCAAAACTAATAATAGGACATGGTCGGGAGTTTTCTGATGTTTTTACTGCAACAGCACTAAGTCATCCAGATGTTCAATTTGTTACAATTCATGGGTCATCAAAATATCCTAATCAAACCGTTTATACGTTTGATCAAGGTGAAATTGAATACTTTGCAGCACTAGCTGCTGCTCTAAAAACTAAAACCAATAAGGTTGGGGTACTTTATCCATTTGAACCAAAGGAAAACATTTCTGAATTTGAGAGAGGTTTAGCCTATTATTCTCCTAATTCAAAATCTTACTATAAAGCGGTTGGAAGTAGAGATGATGGTGTCAAGGCAACTCAACTTATGAAGGAGTTAATTGCAGAGGGTGTAGATGTTATTTATAGTAAAGGTAATTCATTCAATCGAGATGTCATAGATTTGGCAAAAAAAGAGAATGTGTATGTCATTGGTTACCTTGATGATCAATCATATATGGGGAAAGAACAAGTTTTAACAAGTGTGATGAATGATGTTTCACAAGCATATGTGGCCGTAATGGAAGATTATTTTAGCGGGTCTGGTATGCCATCAGGAAAAGTAATTCTAAATGAGAGCCACGGAGTATATAGCTTGGCTCCTTTTGGGCCAATGTTTTCTGCACAAGATATAAAGTATATTGAAGCTGAAATGAAGAGATATAGTAGTGGGGAACTAACGTTTCCTTAG